The following are from one region of the Chloroflexota bacterium genome:
- the yqeB gene encoding selenium-dependent molybdenum cofactor biosynthesis protein YqeB: MLKDILVVIRGGGDLGSGVAHRLYRSGFRVMITEHPQPTVIRRPVSFASAVFEGEVEVEGVQARLAKSPFEITSLLSDGLLAVIVDPQAETVQHLRPQVLVDAIMAKRNLGTKITDAPIVVALGPGFVAGQDVHAVIETARGHYLGKVILLGTAAPNTGVPGEVAGYSVERVIRSPATGTFHGIKKIGDQVVANEMVAFVDTQPVHAGIGGVLRGLLADGLWVRVRDKVGDVDPRARYDYCFTISDKARAIGGGALEAILYFLSQSGEH, translated from the coding sequence ATGCTTAAAGATATCTTGGTGGTTATACGGGGCGGAGGTGACCTGGGTAGCGGCGTCGCCCATCGTCTGTACCGTTCCGGATTTAGGGTGATGATCACAGAACATCCTCAACCAACAGTGATTCGTCGGCCAGTGTCCTTTGCTAGCGCCGTTTTCGAGGGCGAGGTCGAAGTCGAAGGTGTGCAAGCCAGGTTGGCGAAATCGCCATTTGAAATAACATCCTTGCTGAGCGATGGCCTCCTTGCGGTGATAGTCGATCCCCAAGCTGAGACTGTGCAGCACCTCCGACCGCAGGTGTTGGTTGATGCGATCATGGCTAAACGCAATTTGGGTACCAAGATCACTGATGCGCCAATTGTTGTCGCCCTTGGGCCTGGTTTTGTCGCTGGACAGGATGTGCACGCGGTGATAGAGACAGCGCGGGGTCACTATCTGGGCAAGGTCATCCTCTTGGGCACTGCGGCGCCTAATACCGGTGTACCGGGTGAAGTGGCCGGTTACTCTGTGGAGCGGGTCATAAGGTCCCCAGCCACCGGCACCTTTCATGGCATCAAGAAAATTGGAGACCAGGTTGTGGCCAACGAGATGGTAGCCTTCGTTGACACACAACCCGTGCATGCAGGTATAGGGGGCGTCTTGCGGGGACTTCTGGCCGATGGTCTCTGGGTGAGGGTCAGGGATAAGGTCGGTGATGTCGATCCGAGAGCTCGCTATGATTACTGCTTCACTATCTCTGATAAGGCCCGAGCGATTGGCGGGGGGGCTTTGGAAGCGATACTCTACTTTTTGTCCCAAAGTGGAGAGCACTGA
- a CDS encoding GAF domain-containing protein translates to MGEKTKSHYQALYEVAKNVNSTLDLREVLQSTVESAAKAMGAKGCALMLLDATKERLLPSVTYGLSERYLQKGPIETAKSLAEALEGRPITITDATSDPRIQYPDEARAEGIASILGVPVRLRGEIIGVIRLYTAEPREFSAEDANFLEAIASLGAIALENARLYQEIKTDYKALQKDLQEWYAAWGIERTAEAITIPAAEPERPVW, encoded by the coding sequence ATGGGAGAGAAAACGAAGAGCCACTATCAAGCCCTATACGAAGTGGCCAAAAACGTGAATTCAACCCTCGACCTGAGGGAGGTATTACAATCCACGGTTGAGAGTGCGGCGAAGGCGATGGGGGCTAAGGGCTGCGCTTTGATGCTGCTAGATGCCACTAAGGAACGGCTCTTGCCCAGCGTCACCTATGGCTTAAGCGAGAGATATCTCCAAAAAGGACCGATCGAAACGGCCAAGAGCCTAGCCGAAGCTCTGGAGGGCCGGCCGATCACTATCACTGATGCGACCAGTGACCCAAGGATACAATATCCTGATGAGGCCAGGGCTGAGGGGATAGCCTCAATCCTTGGCGTACCCGTGCGGCTGAGGGGGGAGATCATCGGCGTCATTCGCCTCTACACAGCTGAGCCACGGGAATTCTCGGCTGAAGATGCCAACTTCCTCGAGGCCATCGCTAGTCTAGGAGCTATCGCCCTTGAGAATGCTCGGCTATACCAAGAAATTAAAACAGATTACAAGGCGCTCCAAAAGGACCTCCAGGAGTGGTATGCCGCTTGGGGCATTGAACGTACAGCTGAGGCCATCACCATCCCCGCCGCAGAGCCTGAAAGACCAGTTTGGTAA
- a CDS encoding DegV family protein has product MECYNLLTMPTRTDGLVTVKVVTDSTADIPPDLARQLDITVVPLNVQFGQETYRDGIDITHEEFYARLASVKVPPTTSQPSAAVFEQAYSDLGKRGYDIISIHISSLLSGTCSSAATAAAALPHLKIAVIDSRFLSMTMGWLVIAAAEAASAGQTFEEIVQLVSMMLPRLRLLAVLDTLECLKRGGRIGKTAAFLGSALDIKPLISITDGEVHPVERVRTRSKSLHRLVQLTGTLGPLERLAVAHAACPEAAERLAEQLASIYPRHKMIITEIGPVLGTHAGPGAIGICCVLAEVAPAEET; this is encoded by the coding sequence GTGGAGTGTTATAATCTGCTCACCATGCCGACGAGGACGGATGGATTGGTTACAGTAAAAGTGGTGACCGACAGCACGGCTGACATCCCACCAGACTTGGCCCGTCAATTGGACATCACCGTGGTTCCCCTTAATGTCCAGTTCGGACAGGAAACCTACCGCGATGGTATCGACATCACTCACGAAGAATTCTACGCTCGCTTAGCCTCGGTTAAAGTTCCACCCACTACTTCGCAGCCATCTGCGGCCGTCTTCGAACAGGCCTACAGTGACCTGGGCAAACGCGGCTATGACATCATTTCCATTCATATCAGTTCTTTATTAAGTGGTACCTGTAGCTCAGCTGCCACGGCCGCCGCAGCCCTGCCCCACCTTAAGATCGCTGTCATCGATTCTCGCTTTTTGTCTATGACGATGGGCTGGCTGGTTATCGCCGCGGCCGAGGCTGCTTCGGCCGGGCAAACCTTTGAGGAGATAGTCCAGTTGGTCAGTATGATGCTCCCTCGACTCCGTTTACTAGCTGTCCTGGATACCCTGGAGTGCCTGAAACGTGGGGGGCGTATCGGTAAGACGGCCGCTTTCCTCGGTTCTGCCCTCGATATCAAGCCGCTTATCTCTATAACCGACGGAGAGGTGCATCCCGTCGAACGAGTCAGGACGAGGAGCAAGTCCTTGCACAGATTAGTTCAGCTGACCGGCACTCTGGGGCCCCTGGAACGTCTGGCTGTAGCCCACGCTGCTTGCCCAGAGGCGGCAGAACGACTGGCCGAACAACTGGCCTCCATCTATCCCCGCCATAAGATGATCATCACTG
- the mocA gene encoding molybdenum cofactor cytidylyltransferase → MRPIVAIILAAGASTRLGQLKQLLPLGGETVLGRVVRAAVESKVNEVIIVLGYRAEEIRTALEAANLMTAKVKIVVNSDWTQGQSTSLRAGLTAASGAQVAIFLLSDQPLISAELIDLLLERYRQSGKAIVVPIYKGKRGNPVLFDCSLFGELGQLTGDEGGRRVISRHSAEVEWVEAPSKAVLIDIDTWSDYEAMQAEEVGEDA, encoded by the coding sequence ATGCGCCCAATTGTAGCTATCATTTTAGCCGCCGGGGCCTCGACCCGCCTGGGACAACTCAAGCAATTGTTGCCGCTCGGTGGGGAAACTGTGCTGGGGCGAGTGGTAAGAGCAGCGGTGGAATCTAAAGTGAACGAGGTGATCATCGTCCTAGGCTATCGGGCGGAGGAGATACGTACTGCTTTGGAGGCAGCGAATCTGATGACAGCGAAGGTCAAGATCGTAGTCAATAGCGACTGGACACAAGGACAATCTACTTCGCTGCGCGCTGGACTGACAGCAGCTTCTGGCGCTCAGGTGGCAATCTTCCTCTTATCAGATCAGCCGCTCATCTCGGCCGAGCTGATCGATCTCCTCTTGGAGCGCTATCGTCAAAGCGGTAAAGCGATCGTTGTTCCCATCTATAAGGGAAAGCGGGGTAACCCTGTTCTTTTTGATTGCTCCTTGTTTGGGGAGCTGGGACAATTGACTGGTGATGAGGGAGGACGAAGGGTAATCTCCCGACATAGTGCTGAGGTGGAATGGGTAGAGGCCCCATCGAAGGCCGTGCTGATCGACATTGACACCTGGTCGGACTATGAAGCCATGCAAGCCGAAGAGGTGGGGGAAGATGCTTAA